In Cryptomeria japonica chromosome 10, Sugi_1.0, whole genome shotgun sequence, a genomic segment contains:
- the LOC131028450 gene encoding uncharacterized protein LOC131028450, which yields MEMSKVKEGETSARIVPKSNGIGDDQVKFNEESRHNHKTVVCNGNHRAPVRNFWFSTYLSRSNDEQISDTPLEGNSAHNQIKEVAIACNGGVGNRGPALENGPEKPHCYSKKVIKDTEISIFEAKKYFGSQEEKKTDTNHGLVKEGCKVRENSNSKAKTQESKNKLLLSNNGLYDPCTATSSPASSKVVVNPSFRSGGSTPSTPSEASWNSQSGLLSRVAGNYAIKKPPSDRKRTSEKWSIGCMWPCWRKKSVELEDTVTEFGRTPSVSHYMVSTELMDSPVSSRRHNYLGLGKRVFGRSFGKQRTEATFVDNTSQSRDMNGGSTVRTFMNPPAVDNLQRNSALYDRDCEQQHLGERPDHRRGARSSSEHEGFSFPILSVGSQESLGSPLEVFGSPFPGTPNCEETHISTSGMTLPQLIQPSDLHRRLWLFSVERARKSFNFDSNPDLPKFGRNNNEDGDDDKRSDSSSDLFEIDSFVSQGTASYPYSRRDSLDNALTSSVQHYCYEPTETRDNMSEEDSRNFSSRYEDLKSQTFLPGLKEARSFKKR from the coding sequence ATGGAGATGAGTAAGGTGAAAGAAGGCGAGACAAGTGCAAGGATTGTTCCAAAGTCCAATGGAATTGGGGATGATCAGGTGAAATTCAACGAGGAAAGTAGACATAATCATAAGACTGTTGTTTGCAATGGGAATCATAGGGCTCCAGTGAGAAATTTCTGGTTTTCTACATATCTTTCCAGAAGTAATGATGAGCAAATATCTGATACACCATTGGAGGGAAACTCTGCCCATAATCAGATCAAAGAAGTGGCTATTGCATGCAATGGAGGAGTGGGTAACCGTGGGCCTGCCTTGGAAAATGGCCCAGAGAAGCCACATTGCTACAGTAAGAAGGTGATAAAGGACACAGAGATCAGTATTTTTGAAGCAAAAAAGTATTTTGGTTCTcaggaagagaagaaaacagaTACAAATCATGGATTAGTTAAGGAAGGCTGCAAGGTAAGAGAGAATTCCAATTCCAAAGCTAAAACACAGGAAAGTAAGAACAAGTTATTGTTGTCTAATAATGGTTTGTATGATCCTTGTACTGCAACATCTTCCCCTGCATCCTCCAAAGTCGTAGTGAATCCCAGTTTTAGGTCAGGGGGATCTACTCCATCAACGCCTTCAGAGGCTAGCTGGAACAGCCAGTCTGGACTTCTCTCTAGGGTAGCTGGAAATTATGCCATTAAAAAGCCTCCTAGTGACAGGAAAAGAACATCAGAGAAGTGGTCTATTGGTTGTATGTGGCCTTGCTGGAGAAAGAAATCTGTTGAGTTGGAAGACACAGTAACGGAATTCGGGCGGACGCCATCAGTATCACATTACATGGTTTCTACAGAGTTAATGGATAGTCCAGTGAGCTCCAGAAGGCACAATTATCTAGGCCTGGGGAAAAGGGTTTTTGGCAGATCCTTTGGAAAGCAGAGAACGGAGGCCACCTTTGTAGACAATACATCACAGAGCAGAGACATGAATGGAGGATCAACTGTAAGGACTTTTATGAATCCTCCAGCGGTTGATAATCTGCAAAGAAACAGTGCTTTGTATGACAGAGATTGTGAGCAACAACATCTGGGAGAAAGGCCTGATCACAGAAGAGGCGCCCGCAGTTCTTCCGAGCATGAAGGATTTTCTTTCCCAATTCTCTCTGTTGGATCCCAGGAAAGTCTGGGATCGCCGTTGGAAGTGTTCGGATCCCCATTCCCTGGCACACCCAATTGTGAAGAGACTCATATCTCCACCTCAGGCATGACCCTGCCTCAACTGATTCAACCCTCAGATCTACACAGGCGTTTGTGGCTATTTTCTGTAGAAAGAGCCAGGAAGAGTTTTAATTTCGATTCCAACCCTGATTTGCCCAAGTTTGGAAGGAATAATAATGAGGATGGTGATGATGACAAGCGCAGCGATTCAAGCTCGGATCTTTTCGAAATTGATAGCTTTGTCTCGCAGGGTACTGCATCCTATCCATACAGCAGGAGGGATTCTTTGGACAATGCACTCACATCCTCTGTGCAGCATTACTGTTACGAACCCACCGAAACTAGAGACAACATGAGCGAGGAAGATTCGAGGAATTTTTCTTCACGATATGAGGATTTGAAAAGCCAGACTTTTCTACCAGGACTGAAGGAGGCTCGAAGCTTCAAGAAGAGGTGA